A genomic stretch from Candidatus Hydrogenisulfobacillus filiaventi includes:
- a CDS encoding conserved protein of unknown function (Evidence 4 : Unknown function but conserved in other organisms) yields MQVVVPSRVFEEMGLTLRGALRRLGYRAEAVTRPVAGAGPALVLGAQLLAPPELRALAPGSVLYNLEPLDPAAPWLTPPVRAAFRERPVWDYSRRNCRTWAGLGVAGPLRVPVGYVPELTRIPPTGAEDIEVLFYGTPNPRRLQVLEALRARGVRVAAAFGVWGPARDALIARARLVLNIHYHPVRIFEVVRVSYLLANRKAVVTECDPDTELDEDLRGAVRAVPYEGLVEACRELLANPAARRELGERGLAAMAARDETVLLARALAGRETD; encoded by the coding sequence ATGCAGGTAGTGGTCCCGTCGCGGGTGTTCGAGGAGATGGGCCTGACCTTGAGGGGGGCCTTGCGTCGCCTGGGGTACCGCGCGGAGGCGGTGACGCGGCCGGTGGCGGGGGCCGGCCCGGCCCTGGTCCTGGGGGCGCAGCTGCTGGCACCGCCGGAATTGAGGGCGCTAGCCCCGGGTTCCGTGCTCTACAACCTGGAGCCGCTCGATCCGGCCGCCCCCTGGCTGACGCCACCGGTGCGGGCGGCCTTCCGGGAGCGGCCGGTCTGGGACTATAGCCGCCGCAACTGCCGGACCTGGGCCGGGTTGGGGGTGGCGGGCCCCCTGCGGGTGCCCGTGGGCTATGTCCCCGAGCTGACCCGCATCCCGCCGACGGGCGCCGAGGACATCGAGGTGCTGTTCTACGGCACCCCCAACCCCCGCCGTCTACAGGTGCTGGAGGCCCTGCGGGCCCGGGGGGTGCGGGTGGCGGCCGCCTTCGGGGTCTGGGGGCCGGCGCGGGATGCCCTCATCGCCCGCGCTCGTCTGGTGCTGAACATCCATTACCATCCGGTCCGCATCTTCGAGGTGGTGCGGGTCTCCTACCTGCTGGCCAACCGCAAGGCGGTGGTGACGGAGTGTGACCCCGACACCGAACTGGATGAGGACCTGCGGGGGGCGGTGCGGGCGGTTCCCTATGAAGGCCTGGTGGAGGCCTGCCGGGAGCTCCTGGCCAACCCCGCCGCCCGCCGCGAGCTGGGGGAGCGGGGGCTGGCCGCGATGGCGGCGCGGGACGAAACCGTCCTCCTGGCCCGGGCCCTGGCGGGCCGCGAGACGGACTAG
- a CDS encoding Glycosyl transferase, group 2 family protein — protein sequence MVSIIIPAYNQLAYTRQAIASIRAHTPPPYELVLVDNASTDGTLAYFRSLPGAVVVANPVNQGHAGGTNRGIERSRGEVLVLLNNDVLVTAGWLDNLLRALGSAPDVGMVGPVTNYSFAPRQQVEVPYRDLSAMPAWAARYNAGPDCWEETDFLLGFCLVVKRRVVQEVGLLDEARFALGFFDDNDYSWRVRRAGYRLLIARNTFLHHFGSVTLKQQNPAETTRAFTEAARRFRAKVAGAGEDPERV from the coding sequence ATGGTCAGTATCATCATCCCTGCCTATAACCAGTTGGCCTATACCCGCCAGGCCATTGCCAGCATCCGGGCCCATACCCCGCCCCCCTACGAACTGGTGCTGGTGGACAACGCCTCCACCGACGGCACCCTGGCCTACTTCCGCAGCCTGCCCGGGGCGGTGGTGGTGGCCAACCCGGTCAACCAGGGCCATGCCGGCGGCACTAACCGGGGCATCGAGCGCAGCCGGGGGGAGGTGCTGGTCCTGCTGAACAATGACGTGCTGGTTACAGCCGGCTGGCTCGACAACCTGCTGCGGGCCCTGGGCAGCGCCCCGGACGTGGGCATGGTGGGGCCGGTCACCAACTACAGCTTCGCCCCCCGCCAGCAGGTGGAGGTGCCTTACCGGGATCTGTCCGCCATGCCAGCCTGGGCCGCGCGCTATAATGCCGGGCCCGACTGCTGGGAGGAGACCGACTTCCTGCTCGGCTTCTGCCTGGTGGTGAAGCGCCGGGTGGTGCAGGAGGTGGGCCTGCTGGACGAGGCCCGCTTCGCCCTCGGCTTCTTCGATGACAATGACTACTCCTGGCGGGTGCGCCGGGCGGGTTACCGCCTCCTCATCGCCCGCAACACCTTCCTCCACCACTTCGGAAGCGTCACCCTGAAACAGCAGAACCCGGCCGAGACCACCCGCGCCTTCACAGAAGCCGCCCGCCGCTTCCGGGCCAAAGTGGCCGGGGCCGGGGAGGACCCAGAACGGGTCTAG
- a CDS encoding conserved protein of unknown function (Evidence 4 : Unknown function but conserved in other organisms), translating to MVTWNNLAHTRRCLAALEAHTDAPYELIVVDNASGDGTVDWVRTLPRAQGLRRGLVLLTNPENRGFAPAVNQGLAAAGGETVCLLNNDLLLPPGWLSRLHRQLDLLPDAGAVGPLGSGLGAKQDYVVAYGPLPYLDPGNDGAAFTAFARAWAETAAGTFTEAKSLSGACLLMRTALLRAMGGLDPGCRLGADDADLSLRLRLAGYRLYVAEDVFVHHFGHASFARLNPAAEAAVAQEAWDHFNRKWQGLGVDWETLFVNEVRWHYDGRFRNRRGYAPLTRPPRIRLDLGSGTQPAGGAGNPDWIHCDGRLGPCVEVVCDLRALPFPDDHADVVRASHVLEHFAPAEVPAVLQEWGRVLKPGGVLTVITPDLAHTCRAYTAGQVSAGAVTANLLGAGEDAPDLHRSLWDTVSLTVVLQQAGFAAIRRDPAYPAWQLKLDARKPPLPAVP from the coding sequence GTGGTCACCTGGAACAACCTCGCTCACACCCGGCGCTGCCTGGCGGCGCTGGAGGCGCACACCGACGCCCCCTATGAGCTGATCGTGGTGGATAACGCCTCCGGGGACGGCACCGTAGACTGGGTCCGGACGCTGCCGCGGGCGCAGGGCCTGCGCCGGGGCCTGGTGCTGCTGACCAACCCCGAAAACCGGGGCTTCGCCCCCGCCGTCAACCAGGGGCTGGCGGCCGCCGGCGGCGAAACGGTCTGCCTGCTCAATAACGACCTCCTGCTGCCCCCGGGCTGGCTCAGCCGGCTGCACCGGCAGCTCGACCTCCTGCCGGATGCGGGGGCGGTCGGACCCCTCGGTTCGGGCCTGGGGGCTAAACAGGATTACGTGGTGGCCTACGGGCCGCTGCCCTACTTGGACCCCGGCAACGACGGGGCCGCTTTTACGGCCTTTGCCCGCGCCTGGGCAGAAACCGCGGCCGGCACCTTCACCGAGGCCAAAAGCCTCTCGGGCGCCTGCCTGTTGATGCGCACCGCCCTCCTGCGGGCGATGGGCGGCCTCGACCCCGGTTGCCGGCTGGGGGCGGATGATGCCGACCTCAGCCTCCGGCTGCGCCTGGCCGGCTACCGCCTGTACGTGGCCGAAGACGTGTTCGTGCACCACTTCGGCCATGCCTCCTTCGCCCGCCTGAACCCGGCGGCGGAGGCGGCGGTGGCGCAGGAGGCCTGGGACCACTTCAACCGCAAGTGGCAGGGGCTGGGGGTGGACTGGGAGACCCTGTTCGTCAACGAGGTCCGTTGGCACTACGACGGCCGCTTCCGCAACCGGCGGGGCTACGCCCCCCTCACCCGGCCCCCGCGCATCCGCCTGGACCTGGGCTCGGGGACCCAACCGGCCGGGGGGGCCGGCAACCCCGACTGGATTCACTGCGACGGCCGCCTGGGGCCGTGTGTGGAGGTGGTGTGCGACCTGCGCGCCCTGCCCTTCCCCGATGACCACGCCGATGTCGTGCGGGCCTCCCATGTCCTGGAGCACTTCGCCCCGGCGGAGGTGCCAGCGGTGCTGCAGGAATGGGGCCGGGTGCTGAAACCGGGCGGGGTCCTCACCGTCATCACCCCCGACCTGGCCCATACCTGCCGGGCCTATACCGCCGGCCAGGTGTCGGCGGGGGCGGTCACCGCCAACCTGCTGGGCGCGGGCGAGGACGCGCCCGACCTTCACCGCTCGCTTTGGGACACGGTGTCGCTGACGGTGGTGCTGCAGCAGGCTGGCTTCGCCGCCATTCGCCGCGATCCAGCCTACCCCGCCTGGCAGCTCAAGCTGGACGCCCGCAAGCCGCCATTGCCCGCTGTCCCCTAA
- a CDS encoding protein of unknown function (Evidence 5 : Unknown function) has protein sequence MSCKLSILIPALPERLPLLTPTLETLTAQAAGKDVEVLVLVDNRRRSIGEKRNALLDMAQGDFVVFIDDDDTVAPDYVDLLYGAIREHPEADCIVFDVEVHFRGQFSKIARYGVEFELGEDPAFYYRKPNHLMCYARRIARRHRYRDASWGEDTEWAERAHKDVSTQIRIPAVLYHYRVGQHPAYRSAG, from the coding sequence ATGAGCTGTAAACTGTCCATCCTCATTCCCGCGCTGCCGGAACGCTTGCCGCTGCTGACGCCCACCCTGGAGACCCTAACCGCCCAGGCGGCCGGCAAGGATGTGGAGGTGCTGGTGCTGGTGGACAACCGGCGGCGCAGCATCGGTGAGAAACGCAACGCGCTCCTGGACATGGCCCAGGGCGACTTCGTGGTCTTCATCGACGATGACGATACCGTGGCCCCGGACTACGTCGACCTCCTGTACGGGGCCATCCGGGAGCACCCGGAGGCGGATTGCATCGTGTTCGACGTGGAGGTGCACTTCCGGGGGCAGTTCAGCAAGATCGCCCGTTACGGGGTGGAGTTCGAGCTGGGGGAGGACCCGGCCTTCTATTACCGCAAGCCGAACCATCTGATGTGCTATGCCCGCCGCATCGCCCGCCGCCACCGCTACCGCGATGCCAGCTGGGGCGAAGACACCGAATGGGCGGAACGGGCGCACAAGGACGTCAGCACCCAGATCCGCATCCCGGCCGTGCTGTACCACTACCGGGTCGGCCAGCATCCGGCCTACCGGAGCGCCGGCTAG
- a CDS encoding protein of unknown function (Evidence 5 : Unknown function), with the protein MASTRTCPHPTAWLTVSGTAVLAAGQAPPAHSLRPKVAAVLARLLAGEDGR; encoded by the coding sequence ATGGCCTCCACCCGCACCTGTCCCCACCCCACCGCCTGGCTGACCGTGTCCGGCACCGCCGTCCTGGCGGCTGGACAGGCACCCCCCGCCCACAGCCTGCGCCCGAAGGTGGCGGCGGTGCTGGCCCGGCTCCTGGCCGGGGAAGATGGACGCTGA
- a CDS encoding protein of unknown function (Evidence 5 : Unknown function), producing the protein MRGFKCVVGGRGLEPLNLSHVKRAL; encoded by the coding sequence TTGCGGGGCTTCAAATGTGTGGTGGGCGGTAGAGGACTCGAACCTCTGAACCTCTCGCATGTCAAGCGAGCGCTCTAA
- a CDS encoding HTH cro/C1-type domain-containing protein, with translation MNDVGARIRQLRRHAGLTQRSLARFLKVAPGTLANWEVGTAAVSERSLIKIAHFFGVRPEWLATGVEPMAAAAPSSEEWPAESLQSMWGLSIPSLPPDWPNALKHYVSLAVRFGLEPSEAAFRAMWSAAQAAGTDAPLPLALSLALLTDTRRRGLAERILLGSDVILDAIEDAVRRADRGR, from the coding sequence ATGAATGATGTAGGCGCACGCATTCGTCAGCTCCGGCGACATGCCGGATTGACGCAACGCTCGCTGGCTCGTTTCTTAAAAGTTGCTCCTGGCACCCTGGCAAATTGGGAGGTGGGCACCGCCGCCGTCAGCGAACGGTCCCTCATCAAGATCGCACATTTTTTTGGGGTGCGTCCGGAATGGCTGGCGACTGGAGTAGAGCCTATGGCCGCCGCAGCGCCGTCGTCAGAGGAATGGCCGGCTGAATCGCTACAATCGATGTGGGGGCTCTCGATCCCGTCATTGCCGCCTGACTGGCCCAACGCTTTGAAACACTACGTGTCGCTGGCGGTCCGGTTCGGGCTTGAACCATCCGAAGCCGCGTTTCGGGCCATGTGGTCCGCGGCGCAAGCGGCGGGAACGGATGCGCCGCTACCGTTAGCCCTATCCTTGGCGTTGCTAACAGATACTCGGCGCCGCGGGCTTGCCGAAAGAATTTTATTGGGTAGCGATGTCATTCTCGATGCCATCGAGGACGCCGTACGCCGGGCCGATCGGGGGCGATGA
- a CDS encoding protein of unknown function (Evidence 5 : Unknown function), with the protein MLNILSQESQVAEARAFLTALGPDVRWRLIRADGPEGYWSERKDDPGQPPDRLPLDRMDAIHNWHVRPMPLTGPFVLTMLDDTTPAALDRMTSDGLSPTAVVATSPGRYEIWHRWPWAMPKAKAGQLIRHLQQIYHTDPGANAPGRPGRLSGSCNRKPGRNGCPVRLVSTGAALTDTQARTWLRRFPVPTEPQVRLIIGIDLIWRKMIYEQSNRWLSLSLCRQSDSLRA; encoded by the coding sequence ATGCTCAATATATTATCACAAGAATCCCAAGTCGCGGAAGCCCGCGCGTTTCTGACAGCGTTGGGCCCCGATGTACGCTGGCGGCTCATCCGGGCCGATGGGCCAGAAGGCTATTGGTCTGAGCGGAAAGACGATCCCGGCCAACCGCCCGACCGGCTGCCCCTCGACCGAATGGACGCAATCCACAACTGGCACGTGCGGCCCATGCCGTTAACCGGCCCTTTTGTGTTGACGATGCTAGATGATACCACCCCCGCCGCTCTGGACCGGATGACCTCCGACGGCCTATCACCGACCGCTGTCGTTGCGACCAGCCCGGGCCGTTACGAAATATGGCACCGCTGGCCGTGGGCGATGCCCAAAGCGAAAGCCGGGCAGCTCATCCGGCACCTCCAGCAGATATACCACACTGACCCCGGCGCCAACGCACCGGGCCGTCCGGGCCGCCTCTCCGGCAGTTGCAATCGGAAACCGGGTCGAAACGGATGCCCGGTGCGGCTGGTATCCACGGGGGCGGCGTTAACCGATACCCAAGCCCGCACTTGGCTCCGGCGGTTCCCGGTGCCGACGGAACCACAGGTACGTCTAATTATCGGGATTGACCTAATTTGGAGGAAAATGATTTATGAGCAGTCGAATAGATGGTTATCATTATCTCTTTGTCGGCAGAGTGATTCCTTACGAGCATAG
- a CDS encoding protein of unknown function (Evidence 5 : Unknown function), with translation MLFANLKILICYVFVLSRAFC, from the coding sequence GTGCTATTCGCGAACCTGAAGATACTGATATGCTATGTTTTCGTGCTATCGAGAGCATTCTGCTAG
- a CDS encoding protein of unknown function (Evidence 5 : Unknown function), producing the protein MKNVPNRPRNPTGFVWSHPDTQTKRWQGVVKYPDPDKPGQWKTRSKTFERKADAQRWVDEALAEHRKNPQYRPPSEEAFGVYLSRWLTDVARARVRDTTWRAYAHAAHPLIDRLGAKPLKAVTPLDIQAVYTALLSEGRFQPATIRITHNVCRQALDDAVDWGLIPANSGAQGETAPRASARHSSAYPGPSPSIRLPRSKPKHC; encoded by the coding sequence ATGAAGAACGTGCCTAACCGCCCCCGCAACCCGACTGGCTTTGTCTGGTCGCACCCGGATACGCAAACCAAGCGCTGGCAAGGCGTCGTCAAATACCCGGATCCCGACAAACCCGGCCAGTGGAAAACCCGGTCGAAGACGTTCGAGCGGAAAGCGGACGCCCAGCGGTGGGTCGACGAAGCGCTAGCCGAACATCGGAAGAACCCGCAGTATCGGCCGCCGAGCGAGGAAGCGTTCGGGGTGTACCTTTCGCGGTGGTTAACGGACGTGGCACGAGCGCGGGTTCGCGACACCACATGGCGCGCGTATGCGCACGCGGCGCACCCTCTCATCGACCGTCTGGGGGCGAAGCCCCTCAAGGCGGTGACCCCGTTGGACATCCAAGCCGTCTACACCGCGTTGCTCTCGGAAGGCCGGTTTCAACCGGCCACCATCCGGATTACCCACAATGTCTGTCGGCAAGCGTTGGATGATGCCGTAGACTGGGGCCTGATCCCGGCCAATTCCGGCGCTCAGGGCGAAACCGCCCCGCGTGCCTCGGCCCGTCATTCATCCGCCTACCCCGGTCCAAGCCCAAGCATTCGCCTACCCCGGTCCAAGCCCAAGCATTGCTGA
- a CDS encoding protein of unknown function (Evidence 5 : Unknown function): MLKAADGHLWRVLWYTIALTGCRRGEALGLQWADIDRERHTITIQRTLTGKAARRQVHEPKTASGRRVVAATRFLMDLLKEHQHQQKLAQLAAGPDWVETGFVFTTRTGKPLDGDNVRRAFKKLLKAAGLPPETRIHDLRHAMATWWLSQGVPVKVVSERLGHTSIAITLQLYGHVLSNMRAEAAEQMDAWLLGEERASPRRHKTSLVFPGQTSSTSGASSKKSALYFVGNGSPRSINDFKYTFSCSLRLTPTRIPP, from the coding sequence TTGCTGAAAGCGGCGGACGGCCATTTATGGCGGGTGTTATGGTACACCATTGCCCTGACGGGCTGTCGCCGCGGGGAAGCGCTGGGCCTTCAGTGGGCTGACATTGACAGAGAGCGCCATACGATCACGATTCAGCGCACGTTAACCGGAAAGGCCGCCCGGCGGCAAGTGCACGAGCCGAAAACGGCCAGCGGTCGCCGCGTGGTGGCCGCCACGCGGTTTTTGATGGATTTGCTCAAAGAGCATCAACATCAGCAAAAGCTCGCCCAATTGGCCGCAGGGCCGGACTGGGTGGAGACGGGCTTTGTGTTCACCACCCGCACCGGCAAACCCTTGGACGGCGACAACGTCCGTCGAGCCTTCAAAAAGCTCCTCAAAGCCGCCGGCTTGCCGCCGGAAACGCGCATCCACGATTTGCGTCATGCCATGGCGACGTGGTGGTTATCGCAGGGCGTGCCGGTCAAAGTCGTGAGCGAACGGCTGGGTCACACCAGCATTGCCATCACGTTACAGTTGTATGGGCATGTCTTGTCGAACATGCGAGCCGAGGCGGCCGAACAGATGGACGCGTGGCTGCTCGGAGAGGAGCGCGCGTCACCACGGCGTCACAAGACTTCCCTCGTCTTCCCCGGCCAAACAAGTTCAACGTCCGGCGCCTCATCAAAGAAAAGCGCTTTATACTTCGTCGGCAATGGTTCACCCCGATCAATCAATGATTTTAAATATACCTTTTCTTGTTCACTAAGGCTCACGCCCACCCGAATACCTCCTTGA
- a CDS encoding protein of unknown function (Evidence 5 : Unknown function), translated as MLRGWPPSMTLVRIGPRFFDTSVLSEALAPVLGPLRTQRGPLSFAFRHGLPHLCGGPIT; from the coding sequence ATGCTGAGAGGGTGGCCGCCCTCGATGACTCTTGTTCGGATTGGCCCCCGTTTTTTTGACACCAGCGTTCTCTCTGAGGCACTGGCTCCCGTTTTGGGGCCGTTACGCACACAACGGGGTCCACTGAGCTTTGCCTTCCGCCACGGCTTGCCGCATTTGTGCGGGGGACCGATAACCTAA
- a CDS encoding protein of unknown function (Evidence 5 : Unknown function), producing the protein MATRALLHDRVWHPDGPLFVHWDRTTRSVHGTYPEAGFGSGVTPAYGHSQDHRPDLRQMILTLLGTREGIPVVGTVPEGNRRDKTLKC; encoded by the coding sequence GTGGCGACACGTGCCTTACTGCATGACCGGGTCTGGCATCCCGACGGCCCCCTGTTTGTCCACTGGGATAGGACGACGCGATCGGTGCATGGCACGTATCCGGAGGCGGGCTTCGGGTCAGGGGTCACTCCGGCCTATGGGCACTCCCAGGATCATCGGCCCGATCTCCGCCAAATGATTTTGACGCTCTTAGGGACCCGGGAGGGGATCCCGGTCGTCGGGACCGTTCCAGAGGGAAACCGCCGCGACAAGACCCTTAAATGCTGA
- a CDS encoding protein of unknown function (Evidence 5 : Unknown function) has protein sequence MTVNGGHEADLFARIPKSFASGLQKIIFFVKRRAEDVIRPLLRPLIVSNSDRIETNLRRSPPCRSRRR, from the coding sequence GTGACAGTCAATGGCGGCCACGAGGCCGATCTCTTCGCACGGATCCCCAAGTCCTTTGCCTCGGGGCTGCAAAAAATTATTTTTTTTGTCAAGCGACGTGCGGAAGATGTGATCCGACCGCTCCTGCGTCCACTTATCGTGTCAAATTCGGACCGGATTGAGACAAACTTGAGACGCTCTCCCCCCTGCCGCTCGCGTCGCAGATAG
- a CDS encoding conserved membrane protein of unknown function (Evidence 4 : Unknown function but conserved in other organisms) yields the protein MFVDYVGVMLINLAAGLALLAHYLYMNPSPDTRRSWASGFFAVGVLGFATSFTMDVVWPLPGSYNVAFGEPGLFLSTAFLAAAVTLTFEWEPLIPAIYGAFGGLMAIVIGIRLLDLHMTQSPALATLGYLTAGIGGLFTLPALNWRNTRWLSIVAAVALGISAIVFVAIGYEAEWGHLLDFAHWIPATMLHAKP from the coding sequence ATGTTTGTCGATTATGTAGGCGTGATGCTGATTAACTTAGCAGCTGGGCTGGCTCTTTTAGCTCACTATTTATATATGAATCCGAGTCCGGACACTCGACGCAGTTGGGCGTCGGGATTTTTTGCGGTTGGTGTGCTCGGATTTGCCACGTCTTTTACCATGGATGTGGTGTGGCCGTTGCCAGGTTCATACAATGTCGCGTTTGGCGAACCCGGACTATTTCTCAGTACCGCGTTTTTGGCAGCGGCGGTGACCCTGACCTTTGAGTGGGAACCCTTAATCCCGGCAATTTATGGCGCATTTGGCGGATTGATGGCCATCGTCATTGGTATTCGGTTGTTGGACCTACACATGACCCAAAGCCCGGCGCTAGCCACGTTGGGTTATCTGACCGCCGGTATCGGAGGGCTATTCACCTTGCCGGCATTAAATTGGCGGAACACTCGGTGGCTGTCTATAGTAGCGGCGGTGGCGCTGGGAATTTCCGCCATCGTCTTCGTGGCTATCGGTTACGAAGCGGAATGGGGACATCTTTTGGACTTCGCCCACTGGATTCCGGCGACCATGCTTCACGCCAAGCCCTAA
- a CDS encoding protein of unknown function (Evidence 5 : Unknown function) — MGNRRRARIRRSYRSGLAVRTRLMGGSDVARKMRRILLRAYRFGLGKEFAPLPLIVGEYGTGCTGDHKEPTARPGVAALTLPTFGGRGNLSWVGRQTVSVLRCIPAASELSKRAIGPKAFWGEGHARSDACLSPTAA; from the coding sequence TTGGGAAACCGAAGACGGGCTCGGATACGGCGTTCGTACCGCAGTGGTTTGGCGGTACGAACGCGTTTGATGGGTGGGTCAGATGTTGCCCGGAAGATGCGGCGGATATTGCTGCGGGCCTACCGCTTTGGTTTAGGCAAAGAATTTGCCCCGCTGCCCCTGATTGTTGGGGAATATGGAACCGGCTGCACCGGCGACCACAAGGAGCCGACGGCACGCCCAGGGGTCGCCGCGCTCACTCTGCCAACCTTCGGGGGCCGTGGAAACTTGTCGTGGGTGGGCCGGCAAACGGTCTCAGTCCTCAGATGCATCCCGGCAGCGAGCGAACTATCCAAAAGAGCCATCGGCCCGAAGGCCTTTTGGGGTGAGGGGCACGCTCGTTCGGACGCGTGTTTGAGTCCAACGGCAGCGTAA
- a CDS encoding protein of unknown function (Evidence 5 : Unknown function): MRGFKCVVGGRGLEPLNLSHVKGAARHFTWRAEQVVQALGRVPHVSASLGLERAGIAYSAGGIVADDWCRTNIGHIYAVGDVNGKSMLLHAAERQNRLVTDLILRGYTPEPFRATEMPMTVFTRPALMSVGLSTEAAQAQGIKVSEERRQMRWEDRALIMGEPEGLVKFVVAKGTGRVIGVHAVGIDAVSLSTVGHLIVRYGLTLQDVSLMTFPHPTQFEILNTLAWNSV, translated from the coding sequence TTGCGGGGCTTCAAATGTGTGGTGGGCGGTAGAGGACTCGAACCTCTGAACCTCTCGCATGTCAAGGGGGCGGCGCGGCATTTCACCTGGCGAGCGGAGCAGGTGGTGCAGGCGCTCGGGCGCGTGCCCCATGTGTCGGCCTCGTTGGGGTTAGAGCGCGCCGGCATCGCGTATAGCGCGGGCGGCATCGTGGCCGACGATTGGTGTCGGACGAACATTGGACACATTTACGCGGTGGGCGACGTCAACGGGAAAAGTATGCTGTTGCACGCAGCCGAACGGCAAAACCGCCTAGTGACGGACTTGATCTTGCGCGGATACACGCCCGAGCCGTTTCGCGCGACTGAAATGCCGATGACGGTCTTTACTCGCCCGGCGCTGATGTCGGTGGGTTTGAGTACCGAAGCCGCTCAGGCGCAAGGCATTAAGGTCAGCGAGGAGCGCCGGCAGATGCGCTGGGAAGACCGCGCGCTGATTATGGGTGAGCCAGAGGGGCTGGTCAAGTTTGTCGTCGCTAAAGGTACCGGCCGCGTGATTGGGGTGCATGCCGTGGGCATCGACGCGGTGAGCTTGTCGACTGTAGGGCATCTGATTGTCCGTTACGGCTTGACCTTGCAAGACGTTAGCTTGATGACCTTTCCCCATCCAACTCAATTTGAAATACTGAACACGTTGGCCTGGAACAGCGTGTAA
- a CDS encoding Methyltransferase type 12, which translates to MAADRDRDAPYAYLERTFDWMADRYVDQTQRVSRGQYRDWMERLAREILDLDPAAVVDVGCGPGYLLSLLARRRPDLRLTGVDLSRRALRHLPPGVERFHGPLEAFARDHAGEYDVAVASFVLRDQADRSGFLADLGRLTGADGHLLILETARPQGLPGVGFDLYFHRWLPWWGRTRLAADWDRSQGPGPYEWLSASQKGWGRGRELNAWLRAGGWEIEQELWPDWAAVRLVRAAPAGRPRGAARPPMAER; encoded by the coding sequence ATGGCGGCGGATAGGGACAGGGACGCCCCCTACGCCTACCTGGAGCGGACCTTCGACTGGATGGCCGACCGCTACGTCGACCAGACCCAGCGGGTGTCACGGGGGCAATACCGGGACTGGATGGAGCGCCTGGCCCGGGAGATCCTGGACCTGGATCCGGCCGCCGTGGTCGACGTCGGCTGCGGACCCGGCTACCTGCTGAGCCTGCTGGCCCGCCGCCGGCCGGACCTGCGCCTGACCGGGGTGGACCTCTCCCGCCGGGCCCTGCGCCACCTGCCGCCGGGCGTGGAACGCTTCCACGGCCCGCTGGAGGCCTTTGCCCGCGACCACGCCGGGGAATACGACGTAGCGGTGGCAAGCTTCGTGCTCCGCGACCAAGCCGACCGCTCCGGCTTCCTGGCCGACCTTGGCCGGCTGACCGGCGCCGACGGCCACCTCCTCATCCTGGAGACGGCGCGGCCCCAGGGGCTGCCCGGGGTGGGCTTCGACCTCTACTTCCATCGGTGGCTACCGTGGTGGGGCCGGACCCGCCTGGCCGCGGATTGGGATCGGTCCCAGGGCCCGGGTCCCTATGAGTGGCTATCGGCCTCCCAGAAAGGCTGGGGACGGGGACGGGAGCTGAATGCCTGGCTGCGGGCCGGCGGCTGGGAGATCGAGCAGGAGCTGTGGCCGGACTGGGCCGCCGTGCGGCTGGTGCGGGCGGCCCCGGCCGGACGGCCGCGGGGCGCCGCGCGACCGCCAATGGCGGAGCGGTGA